A genome region from Blautia coccoides includes the following:
- a CDS encoding AEC family transporter: MENLIFSLNATLPIFLTMLLGLLFRYLGLMGPDFVAKLNRFVFVAAIPALVFQDISSVDVRESWDGGFVLFCFLATLVSITAIALLARLLVEEDIRGEFVQASYRSSAAILGIAFIQNIYGSSGMAPLMIVGTVPLYNAAAVVVLSLMKPGRKRLDRKLLLKTAKGIVTNPIILGILAGILWSVFRIPQPEIMQKTVKNVAVLATPLGLMAMGASFEGKKALAKLRPSVLASVIKLVVLAAIFLPLAVRLGYTKERLTVILVMLGSATTVSCFVMAKNMGHEGVLTSSTVMLTTFFSAFTLTGWLFLLRTLGLV; the protein is encoded by the coding sequence TTGGAGAATCTGATATTCAGCCTGAATGCCACTCTGCCCATTTTTCTCACCATGCTTCTCGGACTTCTGTTCAGGTATCTGGGACTGATGGGCCCTGATTTTGTGGCAAAGCTCAACCGGTTCGTCTTTGTGGCGGCCATACCGGCGCTGGTGTTCCAGGATATCTCCTCTGTGGATGTGCGGGAAAGCTGGGACGGGGGATTTGTCCTGTTCTGCTTTCTTGCCACACTGGTGAGTATTACCGCCATTGCCCTTCTTGCCAGGCTGTTGGTGGAGGAGGACATCCGCGGAGAATTTGTGCAGGCCTCCTACAGGAGCAGCGCGGCTATTCTGGGCATAGCTTTTATACAGAATATCTACGGCAGTTCGGGCATGGCCCCTCTTATGATCGTGGGTACGGTTCCCCTGTACAATGCGGCAGCAGTGGTGGTGCTCTCCCTTATGAAGCCGGGTAGGAAGAGGCTTGACAGAAAACTTTTGTTAAAAACAGCAAAGGGCATTGTTACCAACCCTATTATACTGGGGATCCTGGCAGGGATCTTATGGTCTGTTTTCAGGATACCTCAGCCGGAAATCATGCAGAAGACAGTTAAGAATGTGGCAGTTCTGGCAACCCCGCTGGGGCTTATGGCTATGGGGGCATCCTTTGAGGGAAAAAAGGCGCTGGCAAAGCTGCGGCCTTCCGTGCTGGCCAGTGTGATAAAGCTGGTGGTACTGGCTGCCATCTTCCTTCCCCTGGCCGTCCGGCTGGGATATACGAAGGAACGCCTGACGGTCATTCTGGTCATGCTGGGGTCAGCCACAACAGTGAGCTGCTTTGTCATGGCGAAGAACATGGGACATGAAGGTGTGCTGACCTCCAGTACAGTTATGCTGACAACCTTTTTTTCCGCATTTACATTGACCGGCTGGCTGTTTTTACTGAGAACCCTGGGGCTGGTGTAA
- a CDS encoding GNAT family N-acetyltransferase produces the protein MLKGIIFDMDGVLINSEPVHYRVWKQALAARGIELDYEIYKPCIGSTNGFLMDILHDNYGISREDRELVKSMQQIKEKVIEEEGFPMIEGVPELLKRLKDRGYRLAIASSSPIAYIRQVVTSLGINGYFDILVSGEQVKNPKPAPDVFLEAASQMGLTAEECLILEDSGNGCRAAKAAGIVCVAYFNPDSGKQDLSPADMVIEGYEEIDGSFLEKVYCHGRHLPAVVCETERLRIREMSEQDIPKMMEITSQGTPDTAEGMAKSLEEELEAFPSYRKYMYEMCDMGYWVLEEKESGVIVGRAGVEPKIWNHNSSVVELGYLIDEKHRGKGFAYEACRGILEEAKKRGAVYLYCRIRSANLASKKLARKLGFSRIDYRLEDDCEDMEVYRYTCSE, from the coding sequence ATGTTAAAAGGAATTATTTTCGACATGGATGGCGTGCTCATCAATAGTGAGCCGGTCCATTACAGAGTCTGGAAACAGGCGCTTGCGGCACGGGGGATTGAACTGGACTACGAAATTTACAAACCATGTATCGGTTCCACAAATGGTTTTTTAATGGATATATTGCACGATAATTACGGGATTTCCAGGGAGGACAGGGAACTGGTAAAGTCCATGCAGCAGATCAAGGAGAAAGTCATCGAGGAGGAAGGCTTTCCCATGATCGAAGGCGTACCCGAGCTTCTGAAACGGCTGAAGGACCGGGGGTACCGTCTGGCCATCGCGTCCTCCTCGCCGATTGCCTATATCCGGCAGGTGGTGACAAGCCTGGGGATCAACGGGTATTTTGACATCCTGGTGAGCGGGGAACAGGTAAAAAATCCGAAACCGGCACCTGATGTATTTCTGGAAGCGGCAAGCCAGATGGGGCTTACTGCCGAGGAGTGCCTGATACTGGAGGACTCCGGCAACGGATGCAGGGCTGCAAAGGCAGCGGGGATCGTTTGTGTCGCCTACTTTAATCCCGACTCAGGAAAGCAGGACCTAAGCCCGGCGGATATGGTGATAGAGGGATATGAAGAGATTGACGGAAGCTTTTTAGAGAAGGTATACTGCCACGGCAGGCATCTCCCCGCAGTGGTGTGTGAGACAGAAAGACTTCGGATCCGTGAAATGTCTGAGCAGGATATCCCTAAAATGATGGAAATTACAAGCCAGGGAACGCCTGACACTGCAGAAGGGATGGCAAAGAGCCTGGAAGAAGAGCTGGAGGCATTCCCTTCATACCGCAAATACATGTATGAGATGTGTGACATGGGCTACTGGGTACTGGAGGAGAAGGAGAGCGGAGTGATCGTGGGCCGCGCCGGTGTGGAGCCGAAGATTTGGAACCACAACAGCTCTGTGGTGGAATTGGGATATCTGATCGATGAAAAACACAGAGGTAAAGGCTTCGCCTATGAAGCCTGCCGCGGTATTCTAGAGGAGGCAAAGAAGAGAGGGGCTGTGTATCTGTACTGCAGGATACGCAGTGCCAACCTGGCCTCCAAAAAGCTGGCGCGTAAGCTGGGATTTTCCAGAATCGACTACCGCCTGGAGGATGACTGCGAGGATATGGAGGTTTACAGATATACCTGCAGTGAATAG
- a CDS encoding energy-coupling factor transporter ATPase, which yields MGIVKAIKLVHDYYKYDESGHVEGTYRALDNVELDISEGQFIAVLGHNGSGKSTLAKHINALLFPTEGALWLDGVNTMEEEEIWKIRQKAGMVFQNPDNQIIGTVVEEDVGFGPENMGIPTEDIWQRVNESLETVGMTACRHHSPNKLSGGQKQRVAIAGVLAMHPKCIVLDEPTAMLDPNGRKEVLRAVKELNEKEGITVILITHYMEEVVNADTVFVMDQGKVVMQGTPREVFSRVDELKSYRLDVPQVTLLAYELKQAGVKIPAGILTTEELVNALCQ from the coding sequence ATGGGAATTGTTAAAGCCATTAAACTGGTTCATGACTATTATAAATACGATGAAAGCGGCCATGTGGAGGGTACATACAGGGCGCTGGACAACGTGGAGCTGGACATTTCAGAAGGACAGTTTATTGCTGTTTTGGGACACAACGGCTCGGGAAAGTCCACTCTGGCAAAGCATATCAATGCCCTTTTGTTTCCTACGGAGGGTGCGCTGTGGCTGGATGGTGTGAATACCATGGAGGAAGAGGAAATCTGGAAGATCCGTCAGAAGGCCGGCATGGTTTTCCAGAACCCCGACAACCAGATCATCGGCACCGTAGTGGAGGAGGACGTGGGATTCGGCCCTGAGAACATGGGAATCCCCACGGAGGATATCTGGCAGCGGGTGAATGAAAGCCTGGAGACAGTGGGAATGACTGCCTGCCGTCATCACTCCCCCAATAAGCTGTCAGGCGGACAGAAGCAGAGGGTTGCCATAGCCGGTGTCCTGGCTATGCATCCGAAATGCATTGTTTTGGATGAGCCTACCGCCATGCTGGATCCGAACGGCAGAAAAGAGGTACTCCGTGCGGTTAAGGAGCTGAATGAAAAGGAAGGCATCACGGTGATCCTGATCACCCATTATATGGAAGAAGTGGTGAACGCGGATACGGTGTTTGTCATGGACCAGGGAAAAGTGGTGATGCAGGGAACCCCCAGGGAGGTCTTTTCCAGGGTGGATGAATTAAAATCCTACCGCCTGGATGTGCCCCAGGTAACACTTTTGGCTTATGAGCTGAAACAGGCAGGGGTGAAGATACCTGCGGGAATTCTGACAACAGAGGAATTGGTGAACGCATTATGTCAATAA
- the yihA gene encoding ribosome biogenesis GTP-binding protein YihA/YsxC — protein sequence MVIKNVSLDIVCGVTSTLPKTELPHIAFAGKSNVGKSSLINALMNRKSLARTSASPGKTQTINFYNVNDALYLVDLPGYGYAKVAQAVKEQWGKLIERYLQNTGELRAVFLLIDIRHDPSANDKTMYDWIVHNGYEPIIIATKVDKLKRSQVPKHVKALKEGLALRPGTAVIPFSAETKQGREEIWELAESLLFEPA from the coding sequence ATGGTAATTAAAAATGTATCATTGGATATTGTATGCGGTGTGACAAGCACGCTTCCCAAAACGGAGCTGCCGCACATTGCATTTGCGGGGAAATCCAACGTGGGGAAGTCTTCCCTGATCAATGCGCTTATGAACAGGAAATCCCTGGCAAGGACCAGCGCATCCCCCGGAAAGACACAGACTATAAATTTTTATAATGTGAATGATGCGTTATATCTGGTGGATCTGCCGGGATACGGGTATGCAAAAGTGGCCCAGGCAGTAAAGGAACAGTGGGGAAAGCTCATTGAGAGATATCTGCAGAATACAGGAGAATTGAGAGCAGTATTTCTTCTGATCGATATCCGCCATGACCCATCTGCTAACGATAAAACCATGTATGACTGGATTGTGCACAACGGATATGAGCCGATTATCATAGCAACAAAAGTGGACAAATTAAAGAGAAGCCAGGTACCTAAGCATGTAAAAGCCCTGAAAGAAGGGCTGGCACTGCGCCCGGGTACAGCGGTGATCCCGTTCTCGGCTGAGACAAAGCAGGGAAGAGAGGAAATCTGGGAGCTGGCGGAAAGTTTGCTGTTTGAGCCGGCGTAG
- the malQ gene encoding 4-alpha-glucanotransferase, with translation MRRSGMLLPIASLPSPYGIGAFSKEAYEFIDLLKDTGQRLWQILPLGPTSYGDSPYQSFSTFAGNPYFIDLKVLIGKGWLTEEECDACDWGDHPSYIDYGKIYESRFPLLRKAFERSRILSDGNFLTFCVENNHWLDDYALYMAVKNKFGGKSWILWDEDVRLREPAALKRYQDELREDIIFYQYLQFEFFEQWKNVKNYAHEKGIQIVGDIPIYVAFDSADTWANPELFQLDENNLPVAVAGCPPDGFSATGQLWGNPLYRWDYHKRMHYGWWMRRIAHCFKLFDIVRIDHFRGFDEYYSIPYGDETAQNGHWEKGPGMDLFNTMKEELGERNIIAEDLGFLTETVYKLLRDSGYPGMKVLQFAFDTSENSDYLTYKYDRNCVVYTGTHDNDTTVGWYEHLTDWDRDVALRYMNSFHTPKEEQHWDLISLAMRSVADTCIIPVQDYLGFGSEARINTPSTLGDNWKWRMSKNAFSDALKGKIWHMTKLYGRL, from the coding sequence ATGAGAAGAAGTGGAATGCTGCTGCCAATAGCCAGTCTGCCGTCTCCATACGGCATTGGAGCATTTTCTAAGGAGGCATATGAGTTTATTGACCTTTTAAAAGATACGGGTCAGAGACTCTGGCAGATACTGCCGCTGGGTCCTACCAGCTACGGGGATTCTCCCTACCAGTCCTTTTCCACTTTTGCAGGCAATCCTTATTTCATTGATTTGAAGGTTCTGATCGGAAAAGGCTGGCTCACGGAGGAGGAGTGTGATGCCTGCGACTGGGGAGACCATCCCTCCTATATTGATTATGGGAAGATATATGAGAGCCGTTTCCCGCTTCTTCGGAAGGCTTTTGAGAGGAGCAGGATCCTGTCTGACGGCAATTTTCTCACCTTCTGTGTGGAAAATAATCACTGGCTGGATGACTATGCCCTCTATATGGCTGTGAAAAATAAGTTCGGCGGTAAAAGCTGGATCTTGTGGGATGAGGACGTGCGCCTGAGGGAACCGGCCGCCCTGAAGAGATATCAGGATGAGCTGCGCGAGGACATTATTTTTTACCAGTATCTGCAGTTTGAGTTTTTTGAGCAGTGGAAGAATGTGAAGAATTATGCACATGAAAAAGGAATCCAGATCGTAGGAGATATTCCTATCTATGTGGCCTTTGACAGTGCCGACACCTGGGCGAATCCGGAGCTGTTCCAGCTCGATGAGAATAACCTGCCTGTGGCGGTGGCAGGCTGTCCGCCGGATGGGTTTTCAGCCACCGGCCAGCTCTGGGGCAATCCCCTGTACCGCTGGGATTATCACAAGAGAATGCACTACGGATGGTGGATGCGCAGGATCGCCCACTGCTTCAAACTCTTTGATATTGTGAGGATCGACCATTTCAGAGGATTTGACGAGTATTATTCTATCCCCTATGGAGATGAGACGGCACAGAACGGCCATTGGGAAAAGGGTCCCGGTATGGATCTGTTCAACACCATGAAAGAAGAGCTGGGAGAGCGGAATATCATTGCCGAAGATTTGGGATTTCTCACAGAGACGGTATATAAGCTTCTGCGCGACAGCGGGTACCCGGGCATGAAGGTATTGCAGTTTGCCTTTGACACCAGTGAGAACAGTGATTATCTTACTTACAAATATGACAGAAACTGTGTGGTATACACAGGAACCCATGACAATGACACCACTGTGGGCTGGTATGAACATTTGACTGACTGGGACAGGGATGTAGCCCTCAGATACATGAACAGCTTCCATACACCAAAGGAGGAACAGCACTGGGATCTGATCAGCCTGGCCATGCGCAGTGTGGCAGACACCTGTATCATACCGGTGCAGGATTATCTGGGGTTTGGCAGTGAAGCCAGGATTAATACACCCTCTACATTAGGCGACAATTGGAAGTGGAGAATGAGCAAAAATGCATTTTCTGATGCATTAAAAGGGAAAATCTGGCATATGACAAAATTGTACGGCAGATTATAG
- the truA gene encoding tRNA pseudouridine(38-40) synthase TruA: MKRVMMEVAYDGTNYCGWQVQPNGITVQEVLNRHLSELLKEPVETIGASRTDAGVHALGNVAVFDTNARMPGEKISYALNQRLPEDIRIQMSREVSGDFHPRYQVSEKTYEYRILNRRFPVPTERFYSHFTYIPMDVEKMRRAGEYLLGEHDFKSFCGAGAQVKTTVRTIHRFTVTRENDLITIRVTGSGFLYNMVRILAGTLMEIGGGAYPPEKMQEILAARDRKAAGPTAPARGLTLIKIDYKNGKEEE, translated from the coding sequence ATGAAACGTGTTATGATGGAAGTGGCCTACGACGGCACCAATTACTGCGGCTGGCAGGTACAGCCAAACGGAATCACAGTACAGGAGGTTTTGAACCGCCATCTGTCAGAGCTGCTTAAGGAACCGGTGGAGACCATAGGGGCAAGCAGGACAGATGCAGGCGTGCATGCCCTGGGAAATGTGGCGGTGTTTGACACCAATGCCAGGATGCCGGGAGAAAAGATATCGTACGCGCTGAACCAGCGTCTTCCGGAAGATATCCGTATCCAGATGTCCAGGGAGGTCAGCGGGGATTTTCATCCCAGATACCAGGTCAGTGAAAAGACCTATGAATACCGGATCCTGAACAGAAGATTTCCCGTGCCCACAGAGCGGTTTTATTCCCATTTTACCTATATCCCCATGGATGTAGAGAAAATGAGGCGGGCAGGAGAGTATCTGTTGGGTGAACATGATTTTAAAAGCTTCTGCGGCGCAGGAGCGCAGGTAAAGACAACGGTCAGGACCATTCACCGCTTTACAGTGACACGTGAGAATGACCTGATCACCATACGCGTCACAGGCAGTGGATTTTTATACAATATGGTGCGGATTCTTGCAGGTACGCTGATGGAGATCGGTGGCGGAGCTTATCCGCCGGAAAAAATGCAGGAAATACTGGCTGCCAGGGACAGGAAGGCAGCCGGCCCTACCGCTCCGGCGCGGGGGCTTACCCTGATAAAAATTGACTATAAAAACGGCAAGGAAGAGGAATAG
- a CDS encoding energy-coupling factor transporter transmembrane component T family protein produces MIRDITIGQYYPADSLLHRLDPRVKFVGTIMFLVSLFVADSFWGYLLATAFLAAIITMSKVPVKFMLKGLKPLFFILLITVGFNLFLVPGRVLWQFWIFKITQEGILQAVKIGIRLIYLVIGSSVMTLTTTPNQLTDGLERLMRPLNKIRIPVHEIAMMMSIALRFIPILMEETDKIMKAQIARGADFENGNLIQKAKNLLPLLVPLFISAFRRADDLAMAMEARCYHGGENRTSMKPLRYHSRDVSAYVCIFLYLAADIVIRVLV; encoded by the coding sequence ATGATAAGAGATATAACGATCGGACAATATTACCCTGCGGATTCCCTTCTCCACAGGCTGGACCCACGTGTAAAGTTTGTAGGAACCATCATGTTTCTGGTCTCCCTTTTTGTGGCTGATTCCTTCTGGGGGTATCTGCTGGCAACAGCATTTCTGGCAGCGATCATCACCATGTCAAAGGTTCCTGTAAAGTTTATGTTGAAAGGGCTGAAACCGCTTTTTTTCATTCTGCTGATCACGGTTGGATTTAACCTGTTTCTCGTACCGGGCAGGGTGCTGTGGCAGTTCTGGATCTTTAAGATCACCCAGGAAGGTATTCTGCAGGCTGTAAAAATTGGTATCCGGCTGATCTATCTGGTGATTGGCTCCTCGGTCATGACCCTGACCACAACGCCCAACCAGCTTACAGACGGGCTGGAAAGGCTTATGAGACCCCTGAATAAGATCAGGATCCCCGTTCATGAGATTGCCATGATGATGTCTATTGCCCTCAGGTTCATACCTATCCTCATGGAGGAGACAGATAAGATCATGAAGGCGCAGATCGCCAGAGGCGCTGATTTTGAAAATGGAAATCTGATCCAGAAGGCAAAGAATCTGCTGCCGCTTCTGGTCCCCCTCTTTATCTCCGCGTTCAGAAGAGCAGATGATCTGGCGATGGCTATGGAGGCACGCTGCTATCACGGCGGTGAGAACAGGACTTCCATGAAGCCTCTCAGATACCACAGCAGAGATGTCTCAGCTTATGTGTGTATTTTCCTGTATCTGGCAGCGGATATTGTGATCCGCGTGCTTGTATAG
- a CDS encoding energy-coupling factor transporter ATPase encodes MSIKLEHITYTYSPGTVYEMHALKDVDIEIPDGQFMGIIGHTGSGKSTLIQHFNGLMKPTSGTVFYNGQDIWAEKYDRQKLRSKVGLVFQYPEHQLFEAEVLEDVCFGPKNLGFSKEEAQERAVRALTQAGLSEKYYKSSPFELSGGQKRRAAIAGVLAMEPEVLILDEPTAGLDPKGRDEILDQIASLHSLRGITVILVSHSMEDIAKYVERMIVMNKGEKAFDGIPREVFSHYKELEAMGLAAPQITYIMHALRERGLHVDTSATTVEEAKTSIIQALERLDK; translated from the coding sequence ATGTCAATAAAATTAGAGCATATCACATACACATACAGTCCGGGAACCGTCTATGAGATGCATGCCTTAAAGGATGTGGATATAGAGATACCCGACGGCCAGTTCATGGGCATTATCGGACATACAGGCAGCGGGAAGTCCACACTGATACAGCATTTTAATGGTCTTATGAAACCCACATCGGGCACTGTTTTCTATAACGGCCAGGATATATGGGCGGAAAAATATGACAGACAGAAGCTGCGCAGCAAAGTGGGGCTGGTATTCCAGTATCCGGAGCACCAGCTTTTTGAGGCGGAGGTTCTTGAGGATGTCTGCTTCGGGCCGAAGAATCTGGGCTTTTCCAAAGAGGAAGCCCAGGAGAGGGCTGTCAGGGCGCTGACCCAGGCAGGGCTTTCCGAAAAATATTATAAAAGCTCTCCTTTTGAACTGTCAGGTGGGCAGAAGCGGCGGGCTGCGATTGCAGGTGTCCTGGCCATGGAGCCGGAAGTGCTGATTCTGGATGAGCCTACAGCGGGGCTTGACCCCAAGGGCCGGGATGAGATCCTGGATCAGATCGCCTCCCTGCATAGCCTCAGGGGAATTACCGTGATCCTGGTATCCCACAGTATGGAGGATATTGCAAAATATGTGGAGCGCATGATCGTGATGAACAAAGGCGAAAAGGCATTTGACGGCATACCAAGAGAAGTTTTTTCCCACTATAAGGAGCTGGAGGCCATGGGGCTTGCGGCGCCTCAGATCACATATATCATGCACGCGCTTAGGGAACGCGGGCTGCATGTGGACACCTCAGCCACAACAGTGGAGGAGGCTAAGACAAGTATAATACAGGCACTGGAGAGATTGGACAAATGA
- the lon gene encoding endopeptidase La, whose protein sequence is MSDIIYNLPAIALRGTTILPDMIVHFDVSREKSIQAIEKAMMQDQRVLLITQKDPAVEDPAQEDLYKIGTVAEIKQLVKLPKNIVRVLVEGMERAELLRFTESEYYLNAEAATFDEEELNHVEESVGEAMLRGIKEIFVKYCSVNPKMSKELAGQILELDDVGKVIDQISIHLPMKYEDRQKVLEAVTLEERYEALGIILTNEIEVLEIGAELQSKVKERVDKNQREYILREQLKVIREELGEDDTRSEADQFREEAKKLKASREVKEKIIKEVERFKNTGGSQAESSVMRSYIETLLSLPWDKMTRDNKNLKEANKVLETDHYGLEKVKERIMEFLAVRTLTKKGESPILCLVGPPGTGKTSIAKSVARALHKEYVRICLGGVRDEAEIRGHRRTYIGAMPGRIANGLMQAGVKNPLMLLDEIDKVSSDYKGDTSSALLEVLDSEQNNKFRDHYVEIPLDLSEVLFIATANDLQTIPRPLLDRMEIIEVSSYTENEKWHIGREHLVPKQMKIHGLKEGQLILEDEALREMITGYTKEAGVRELERKIGEICRKTARRILEDKQESVTVSTENLEEFLGRAKFTYQRKNNSDEIGIVRGLAWTSVGGDTLQIEVNLMPGKGEFMLTGQLGDVMKESAQTGISYIRSIADKYNIKPEFFQEHDLHIHIPEGAVPKDGPSAGITMAAAMLSAVTGTPVKANLAMTGEITLRGRVLPIGGLKEKLLAAKSAGIENVLVPAENRPDIEEMEQEITDGLTITFVSTMEEVLAQAFV, encoded by the coding sequence ATGAGTGACATAATTTATAATCTGCCAGCCATCGCCCTTAGAGGTACAACTATCCTTCCTGACATGATCGTCCATTTTGACGTGAGCAGGGAAAAGTCCATACAGGCTATTGAGAAAGCTATGATGCAGGACCAGCGGGTACTTCTGATCACCCAGAAAGATCCTGCCGTGGAGGACCCGGCGCAGGAGGATTTATATAAAATCGGAACTGTTGCGGAGATAAAGCAGCTTGTGAAACTGCCGAAAAATATAGTCCGTGTCCTGGTAGAGGGAATGGAGCGGGCAGAACTCCTCCGTTTTACGGAAAGCGAATACTATCTGAATGCTGAGGCGGCTACATTTGATGAGGAGGAGCTGAATCATGTGGAAGAGAGTGTGGGGGAAGCCATGCTCCGCGGCATTAAGGAGATATTTGTCAAATACTGCAGTGTGAATCCCAAGATGAGCAAAGAACTGGCTGGTCAGATCCTGGAGCTTGACGATGTGGGCAAGGTCATTGACCAGATATCCATACATCTGCCTATGAAATATGAGGACAGACAGAAGGTTTTAGAAGCTGTGACACTGGAAGAACGCTATGAAGCGCTGGGTATCATACTCACCAATGAAATAGAGGTTCTGGAGATCGGTGCCGAGCTGCAGAGCAAGGTAAAAGAACGGGTGGATAAGAACCAGAGGGAATATATCCTCAGGGAACAGCTCAAAGTGATCCGGGAAGAACTGGGGGAAGACGACACCCGCTCTGAGGCGGACCAGTTCCGCGAGGAGGCAAAAAAGCTGAAGGCTTCCCGGGAAGTAAAAGAGAAGATAATAAAAGAAGTGGAGCGCTTCAAAAACACTGGAGGCAGTCAGGCTGAGTCCAGTGTGATGCGCAGTTATATCGAGACACTTCTCTCTCTGCCCTGGGATAAGATGACCAGGGATAATAAGAATCTGAAAGAGGCCAACAAAGTCCTGGAAACAGACCACTACGGACTTGAAAAGGTGAAGGAACGCATCATGGAATTTCTGGCGGTGCGCACACTCACCAAAAAGGGTGAAAGCCCCATTCTCTGTCTGGTAGGGCCTCCCGGAACAGGCAAGACATCCATTGCCAAGTCCGTGGCGCGGGCGCTTCACAAGGAGTATGTCCGTATCTGTCTGGGCGGTGTGCGGGATGAGGCTGAGATCCGCGGTCATAGAAGAACTTATATCGGTGCCATGCCGGGCAGGATCGCCAATGGGCTGATGCAGGCAGGGGTTAAGAACCCGCTGATGCTTCTGGATGAGATCGACAAAGTCAGCAGTGATTATAAAGGCGACACCTCATCTGCACTTTTAGAGGTTCTGGATTCTGAGCAGAACAACAAGTTCAGGGATCACTATGTGGAGATCCCTCTGGATCTGTCAGAGGTACTGTTTATTGCCACAGCCAATGACCTGCAGACCATACCGAGGCCCCTGCTGGACCGTATGGAGATCATTGAGGTGAGCAGCTATACAGAAAATGAAAAGTGGCATATTGGCCGTGAACACCTGGTTCCAAAGCAGATGAAGATCCATGGTCTGAAAGAAGGACAGCTCATCTTAGAGGATGAAGCCCTGCGGGAGATGATCACCGGTTATACAAAAGAAGCCGGTGTCAGGGAGCTGGAGCGTAAGATCGGTGAAATATGCCGGAAAACCGCCAGGCGGATCCTGGAGGATAAGCAGGAATCCGTTACTGTGAGCACAGAGAATCTGGAAGAGTTTCTTGGCAGAGCAAAATTCACCTATCAGAGGAAGAACAATTCGGATGAGATCGGAATCGTCCGCGGACTGGCATGGACCAGTGTGGGCGGTGACACTCTTCAGATCGAGGTGAACCTCATGCCCGGCAAAGGCGAGTTCATGCTGACAGGACAGTTAGGGGACGTGATGAAAGAGTCAGCCCAGACAGGCATAAGCTACATCCGTTCCATTGCGGATAAATATAATATCAAACCGGAATTTTTCCAGGAACATGATCTACATATCCACATTCCTGAGGGAGCTGTCCCAAAAGACGGTCCTTCTGCGGGAATCACCATGGCTGCGGCCATGCTCTCCGCAGTGACAGGAACCCCGGTGAAGGCAAATCTTGCCATGACCGGTGAGATCACCCTTCGGGGCAGAGTTCTGCCCATCGGAGGCCTGAAGGAAAAACTTCTGGCGGCCAAGAGTGCCGGTATTGAAAATGTGCTGGTCCCGGCGGAGAACAGACCGGATATTGAGGAAATGGAACAAGAGATCACAGACGGCCTAACGATTACGTTTGTCAGCACCATGGAAGAAGTGCTGGCGCAGGCTTTTGTCTGA
- a CDS encoding flavin reductase family protein, protein MAFKEVKAEELQFNPFTKIGKEWMLITAGTEEKCNTMTASWGGVGVIWGKDVVTAYIRPQRYTKEFVDANDTFTISFFPEEYRKALSLCGSVSGRDRDKIAEAGLTTCFFEGTPAFEEASLVFVCKKLYHGDIFPENFDEPQNDEKWYPEKDYHTMYIGEILKVLVKEG, encoded by the coding sequence ATGGCATTCAAAGAAGTAAAAGCAGAGGAATTACAATTCAATCCATTCACGAAAATAGGAAAAGAATGGATGCTGATCACAGCGGGTACAGAGGAAAAATGCAATACCATGACTGCGAGCTGGGGCGGCGTGGGTGTGATCTGGGGGAAGGATGTGGTGACCGCCTATATCCGTCCCCAGCGCTATACCAAAGAATTTGTGGATGCAAATGACACATTTACCATCTCCTTTTTTCCGGAGGAGTACAGAAAAGCCCTGAGTCTGTGCGGCAGTGTATCAGGACGTGACAGAGATAAAATTGCAGAGGCTGGTCTTACCACCTGCTTTTTCGAGGGGACTCCGGCTTTTGAGGAGGCCAGTCTGGTCTTTGTCTGCAAAAAGCTGTATCATGGAGACATTTTCCCGGAAAACTTTGACGAGCCTCAAAATGATGAGAAATGGTACCCTGAAAAAGATTATCATACAATGTACATCGGAGAAATTCTGAAGGTCCTGGTGAAGGAAGGCTGA